A section of the Ornithinimicrobium sufpigmenti genome encodes:
- a CDS encoding YgjV family protein produces MDWVEVVGWTGSTILVISLLQARVLRLRLVNLVGSLVLLTYNAVIEVWPMVGLNAVLSLINIVYLTRMLRARHDAAAYTVLEVRPDDRYLQHVLEVHGQDIARFNPQFAGSVASDQDAYLVVLGDETVGMVVTRDAGDGTAEIVLDYVTQRHRDFSPGEFVFRESGLFAGRGYRRVLSPAGMRNPYYRRIGFRPEGERWVLDL; encoded by the coding sequence ATGGACTGGGTCGAGGTGGTCGGGTGGACCGGGTCGACGATCCTGGTGATCAGCCTGCTGCAGGCACGGGTGCTGCGGCTGCGGCTGGTCAACCTCGTCGGGTCGCTGGTGCTGCTCACCTACAACGCCGTCATCGAGGTGTGGCCGATGGTCGGGCTCAACGCGGTGCTGTCGCTGATCAACATCGTCTACCTGACCAGGATGTTGCGGGCCCGGCACGACGCCGCCGCCTACACGGTGCTCGAGGTGCGGCCGGACGACCGCTACCTGCAGCACGTGCTGGAGGTGCACGGCCAGGACATCGCCCGGTTCAACCCGCAGTTCGCCGGTTCCGTCGCCTCGGACCAGGACGCCTACCTCGTCGTGCTCGGGGACGAGACCGTCGGCATGGTGGTGACCCGGGACGCCGGGGACGGCACCGCCGAGATCGTGCTCGACTACGTGACGCAGCGGCACCGGGACTTCTCGCCCGGGGAGTTCGTCTTCCGGGAGTCGGGGCTGTTCGCGGGCCGCGGCTATCGCCGGGTGCTGTCGCCGGCGGGGATGAGGAACCCGTACTACCGGCGGATCGGCTTCCGGCCCGAGGGTGAGCGCTGGGTGCTGGACCTCTGA
- a CDS encoding helicase HerA-like domain-containing protein: protein MSEESVNARQIDLIRAGYAVEGPSILLGAAVDDGQVVPDAAVRLPLGSMNRHGLVAGATGTGKTVTLQVLAEQLSDAGVPVFLADVKGDLTGMATPAEGGGRVAERMAGLGQDWEGTAYPVELFNLGGHGPGSPVRASITSFGPTLLSKVLRLNKTQESSLALVFFWADQQGLALLDLKDLRSVIQHLVSDDGKEDLKEVGGLARSTAGVILRELTALAAAGGEDFFGEPEFETADLLRTSADGKGVISLLELPGVQDKPVLFSTFLMWLLAELFQDLPEVGDPDKPTLVFFFDEAHLLFKDASPAFLESVEQAVRLIRSKGVGVFFVTQAPTDVPSSVLGQLGNRVQHALRAHTPNDAKALRATVSTYPTSEYDLGEVLTSLRTGEAVVTVLSEQGSPTPVARTMLRAPQGQIGPASQQVLDRLASGSPLAGRYAEPVDRESAHELLRARMEQAALAAEAEAFAAEMEKERLATEHRLEKEAEKRRAAAQKAAEREATAEATARQRQRDALGKGMESALRSAGTVIGREITRSIFGIGRRR, encoded by the coding sequence GTGAGCGAGGAGAGCGTCAACGCGCGCCAGATCGACCTGATCCGCGCCGGCTACGCCGTCGAGGGCCCCAGCATCCTCCTGGGAGCCGCGGTCGACGACGGGCAGGTCGTCCCCGACGCGGCGGTGCGCCTGCCCCTGGGGTCGATGAACCGGCACGGGCTGGTCGCCGGCGCGACCGGGACCGGCAAGACCGTAACCCTCCAGGTGCTGGCCGAGCAGCTCTCGGACGCGGGCGTCCCCGTCTTCCTGGCCGACGTCAAGGGCGACCTGACGGGTATGGCGACGCCCGCCGAGGGCGGTGGCCGGGTCGCCGAGCGCATGGCCGGGTTGGGGCAGGACTGGGAGGGCACGGCATACCCGGTCGAGCTGTTCAACCTCGGCGGCCACGGCCCCGGGTCCCCGGTGCGCGCGAGCATCACCTCCTTCGGCCCGACCCTGCTGTCCAAGGTGCTGCGGCTGAACAAGACCCAGGAGTCCAGCCTGGCGCTCGTCTTCTTCTGGGCCGACCAGCAGGGTCTGGCGCTGCTGGACCTCAAGGACCTGCGGTCGGTGATCCAGCACCTGGTCTCCGACGATGGCAAGGAGGACCTGAAGGAGGTCGGGGGCCTGGCGCGGTCCACCGCAGGCGTCATCCTGCGCGAGCTCACCGCGCTGGCCGCGGCCGGCGGCGAGGACTTCTTCGGCGAGCCGGAGTTCGAGACCGCGGACCTGCTGCGCACCAGCGCCGACGGCAAGGGGGTGATCAGCCTGCTCGAGCTGCCGGGAGTGCAGGACAAGCCGGTGCTGTTCTCCACCTTCCTGATGTGGCTGCTCGCCGAGCTGTTCCAGGACCTGCCCGAGGTCGGTGACCCCGACAAGCCGACCCTGGTCTTCTTCTTCGACGAGGCGCACCTGCTCTTCAAGGACGCCTCCCCGGCGTTCCTGGAGTCGGTCGAGCAGGCCGTGCGGCTGATCCGGTCCAAGGGGGTCGGCGTCTTCTTCGTCACCCAGGCGCCGACCGACGTGCCCTCCTCCGTGCTCGGCCAGCTGGGCAACCGGGTGCAGCACGCGCTGCGTGCGCACACGCCCAATGACGCCAAGGCGCTCCGGGCGACGGTGTCGACCTACCCCACCAGCGAGTACGACCTCGGCGAGGTGCTGACCTCCCTCCGCACCGGCGAGGCCGTGGTGACCGTGCTCTCCGAGCAGGGCTCGCCGACGCCGGTGGCCCGCACCATGCTCCGTGCCCCGCAGGGACAGATCGGGCCGGCCTCGCAGCAGGTGCTGGACAGGCTCGCCTCCGGCTCGCCGCTGGCGGGCAGGTATGCCGAGCCCGTGGACCGTGAGTCCGCGCACGAGCTGCTCCGGGCCCGGATGGAGCAGGCAGCCCTGGCCGCCGAGGCGGAGGCGTTCGCGGCCGAGATGGAGAAGGAGCGGCTGGCCACCGAGCACAGGCTGGAGAAGGAGGCGGAGAAGCGGCGGGCCGCCGCGCAGAAGGCTGCCGAGCGGGAGGCCACCGCCGAGGCCACAGCCCGCCAGCGGCAGCGCGACGCCCTTGGCAAGGGCATGGAGAGCGCCCTGCGCTCTGCCGGCACCGTCATCGGTCGGGAGATCACCCGCTCGATCTTCGGCATCGGCCGCCGCCGCTGA
- a CDS encoding nucleoside deaminase, translating into MARPTGALARYEEWVRLALAEAAGVVADGAGDVPIGAVVVGPDGVVLGRAHNVREAEHDPTGHAEVRALREAGEALGSWRLEGCTLVVTLEPCAMCAGATVLSRVGRVVFGAWDPKAGACGSVWDLPRDRRALHRVEVVGGVLEQECADLLLEFFGQRR; encoded by the coding sequence ATGGCTCGTCCCACCGGTGCCCTCGCCCGGTATGAGGAGTGGGTCCGTCTCGCGCTCGCCGAGGCCGCCGGCGTGGTGGCGGACGGTGCGGGGGACGTCCCGATCGGTGCGGTGGTCGTCGGGCCGGACGGGGTGGTGCTGGGTCGGGCGCACAACGTGCGGGAGGCCGAGCACGACCCGACGGGGCACGCCGAGGTACGGGCCCTGCGCGAGGCTGGGGAGGCGCTCGGGTCCTGGCGGCTGGAAGGGTGCACGCTGGTGGTCACGCTGGAGCCGTGCGCGATGTGCGCGGGCGCGACCGTGCTGTCCCGCGTGGGCCGGGTCGTCTTCGGCGCCTGGGACCCCAAGGCCGGGGCCTGCGGGTCGGTCTGGGACCTCCCCCGCGACCGCCGCGCCCTGCACCGGGTCGAGGTCGTGGGTGGGGTCCTCGAGCAGGAGTGCGCGGACCTGCTGCTGGAGTTCTTCGGCCAGCGGCGCTGA
- a CDS encoding type II toxin-antitoxin system VapB family antitoxin → MIFKGVGDGRPYPAHPLDETGDWGHLPPRMVRLDELITTRSVLDLRALLSQDSTFYGDIFCHVVRWQDELYLEDGLHRALRAALQGRPAVHGRVLDLDDPRAR, encoded by the coding sequence ATGATCTTCAAGGGAGTCGGCGATGGCCGCCCCTACCCTGCCCACCCCCTTGACGAGACCGGCGACTGGGGCCACCTGCCGCCGCGCATGGTGCGGCTGGACGAGCTGATCACCACCCGCTCGGTGCTGGATCTGCGGGCGCTGCTGTCCCAGGACTCCACGTTCTACGGCGACATCTTCTGCCACGTCGTGCGGTGGCAGGACGAGCTCTACCTCGAGGACGGGCTGCACCGGGCGCTGCGGGCGGCGCTGCAGGGCCGACCTGCGGTGCACGGGCGTGTCCTCGACCTGGACGACCCCCGCGCTCGATAA
- a CDS encoding 2'-5' RNA ligase family protein, with protein sequence MRDGRGETTGAESHAQAVGLARGRGRAHALELVLDEVGEQAVRTSWAALAAGGVPSLMRHTGATHRPHVTVLSGPPPPEKALRLAAEAIGGLLPVDLRVSGLGLLGRPGWSTLVELVTPPIALLGVRARLVELWPGADPRPWLPHLTLAQRLSPEAVATALSLLAQASAGERSAERATSSPAGEGIRRVVGLRWWNPEQDRVLMLAGG encoded by the coding sequence GTGAGGGACGGCCGAGGCGAGACGACCGGTGCCGAGAGTCACGCCCAGGCGGTGGGTCTGGCACGGGGCAGGGGCCGGGCGCACGCCCTGGAGCTGGTGCTCGACGAGGTGGGGGAGCAGGCGGTGCGGACGAGCTGGGCCGCCTTGGCGGCCGGTGGGGTTCCATCCCTGATGCGGCATACCGGCGCGACGCACCGCCCGCACGTCACCGTGCTGAGCGGTCCTCCGCCCCCCGAGAAGGCCTTGCGGCTCGCAGCGGAGGCGATCGGCGGTCTGCTGCCGGTCGACCTGCGCGTGTCGGGTCTGGGTCTCCTCGGGCGGCCGGGGTGGAGCACCCTGGTCGAGCTCGTGACACCCCCGATCGCACTGCTCGGGGTGCGGGCGCGGCTGGTCGAGCTGTGGCCGGGTGCCGATCCTCGCCCGTGGCTGCCCCACCTGACCCTGGCGCAGCGGCTGAGTCCGGAGGCGGTCGCTACCGCTCTGTCGCTCCTGGCGCAAGCGTCTGCCGGCGAGCGCTCGGCAGAGCGTGCCACGTCGTCACCCGCGGGCGAAGGGATCCGCCGCGTGGTGGGTCTGCGCTGGTGGAACCCTGAGCAGGACCGCGTGCTGATGCTGGCCGGCGGCTGA
- a CDS encoding pyridoxal phosphate-dependent aminotransferase — protein MTARLQRVSERSDVEPFYVMEVLKAAAERQRTHGDVLILCAGQPSTPAPTAAREAAVAALQDGEVLGYTESTGILPLRQAIATHHRETAGIEVHSDDVVVFPGSSGAFTALFLAAFDPGDTVAMTRPGYPAYRNTLQALGCRVLELDCGAETRYQPTVAMLEALDEPPAGLIVASPANPTGTVIDATELAAIAKWCEEHGTLLISDEIYHGLTYGREAASAWATSRSGVVVGSVSKYFSMTGWRIGWLLAPPALRRPLEVLTGNLNICAPAIGQVAAIGALTAGHAELDAHRERYAVNRDLLVRRLPELGLGEFAPPDGAFYAWIDVGHLTQDSVAWCTALLDDCGVALTPGVDFDTVEGHRKVRLSFAGATEEVAEALDRMAASPLLRGEEPRCCR, from the coding sequence ATGACGGCACGCCTGCAGCGGGTCTCGGAGCGGTCCGATGTCGAGCCGTTCTACGTCATGGAGGTGCTCAAGGCCGCCGCCGAGCGCCAGCGCACCCACGGCGACGTCCTCATCCTCTGCGCCGGGCAGCCTTCGACCCCTGCGCCGACGGCTGCCCGGGAGGCGGCGGTGGCGGCGCTGCAGGACGGCGAGGTCCTGGGGTATACCGAGTCCACGGGCATCCTGCCCCTGCGCCAGGCCATCGCCACCCATCACCGGGAGACCGCCGGCATCGAGGTGCACTCCGACGACGTCGTGGTCTTCCCCGGGTCCTCCGGCGCCTTCACCGCGCTCTTCCTGGCAGCCTTCGACCCGGGCGACACGGTGGCGATGACCAGGCCGGGCTACCCGGCATACCGCAACACCCTGCAGGCGCTGGGCTGCCGCGTCCTGGAGCTGGACTGCGGAGCCGAGACCCGCTACCAGCCGACGGTGGCGATGCTCGAGGCCCTCGACGAGCCGCCCGCCGGCCTCATCGTCGCCTCCCCGGCCAACCCGACCGGCACCGTGATCGATGCCACCGAGCTGGCCGCGATCGCGAAGTGGTGCGAGGAGCACGGGACGCTGCTGATCAGCGACGAGATCTATCACGGGCTGACCTACGGCCGTGAGGCCGCGAGCGCCTGGGCCACCTCGCGGTCCGGCGTGGTCGTCGGCTCGGTGAGCAAGTACTTCTCGATGACCGGGTGGCGCATCGGCTGGCTGCTGGCCCCGCCCGCGCTGCGACGGCCGCTGGAGGTGCTCACCGGCAACCTCAACATCTGCGCCCCGGCCATCGGCCAGGTCGCGGCGATCGGTGCGCTGACCGCCGGGCACGCCGAGCTCGACGCCCACCGGGAGCGGTATGCCGTCAACCGCGACCTGCTCGTCCGGCGCCTGCCCGAGCTCGGCCTGGGCGAGTTCGCCCCGCCGGACGGTGCCTTCTACGCCTGGATCGACGTGGGCCACCTGACCCAGGACTCGGTGGCCTGGTGCACGGCGCTGCTCGACGACTGTGGCGTCGCGCTGACCCCCGGGGTCGACTTCGACACCGTCGAGGGGCACCGCAAGGTCCGGCTGAGCTTCGCCGGGGCGACCGAGGAGGTGGCCGAGGCGCTGGACCGGATGGCCGCCTCGCCACTGCTGAGGGGCGAGGAGCCGCGATGCTGTCGATGA
- a CDS encoding FHA domain-containing protein — MTTVGGAPEDDLFASGMQPGHLRIERDPTTDRHEVVPVPVALTLVDGQPLEVPVVLRTGTVLRAGDLEFSYVREQYADQGRPNGGRQAGEL; from the coding sequence GTGACGACGGTCGGCGGTGCCCCCGAGGACGACCTCTTCGCGTCCGGGATGCAGCCCGGGCACCTCAGGATCGAACGCGACCCGACCACGGACAGGCACGAGGTCGTGCCGGTCCCAGTGGCGCTCACCCTCGTCGACGGGCAGCCGCTGGAGGTCCCCGTCGTGTTGCGCACCGGCACGGTCCTCCGAGCCGGCGACCTGGAGTTCTCCTACGTCCGGGAGCAGTATGCCGACCAGGGCCGGCCGAATGGCGGTCGTCAGGCCGGGGAGCTCTGA
- a CDS encoding 2-hydroxyacid dehydrogenase → MGRVVITGRIPKPALDILRRAGHEVVAWESEEQQSRDQLLEQVCGADALVTLLTEQVDGELLDAAGEQLKVVANVAVGYNNIDVEACRERGVVATNTPGVLTDATADLAMALILMATRRLGEGERVIRSQTPWQWGMFYLLGSGLQRKTLGVVGLGAIGAATARRARAFGMNVIYSSRSAAPREVEAELGAHRVDMDTLLAESDVLSLHCPYSPATHHLISAEQLAAMKSSAYLINTARGPVVDEAALVEALKGGQIAGAGLDVFEDEPQVHPGLLDCENAVLLPHLGSATIETRTAMATLAADNVAAVLAGENPPTPIG, encoded by the coding sequence ATGGGGCGCGTGGTCATCACCGGCAGGATCCCCAAGCCGGCGCTGGACATCCTGCGGCGCGCGGGTCACGAGGTGGTCGCGTGGGAGAGCGAGGAGCAGCAGTCCCGGGACCAGCTCCTCGAGCAGGTATGCGGTGCCGACGCCCTGGTCACGCTGCTCACCGAGCAGGTGGACGGGGAGCTGCTCGACGCCGCGGGCGAGCAGCTCAAGGTCGTCGCGAACGTCGCCGTCGGCTACAACAACATCGACGTCGAGGCGTGCCGCGAGCGTGGCGTCGTGGCGACCAACACCCCCGGCGTGCTCACCGACGCCACCGCGGACCTGGCGATGGCGCTCATCCTGATGGCCACGCGCCGTCTCGGTGAGGGCGAACGGGTGATCCGGTCGCAGACCCCGTGGCAGTGGGGCATGTTCTACCTGCTCGGCTCCGGGCTGCAGCGCAAGACGCTGGGTGTCGTGGGGCTGGGCGCGATCGGCGCCGCGACCGCCCGGCGGGCCAGGGCGTTCGGGATGAACGTCATCTACTCGTCCCGGTCCGCGGCCCCACGGGAGGTCGAGGCGGAGCTCGGGGCACACCGCGTCGACATGGACACCCTGCTCGCCGAGAGCGACGTGCTCTCCCTGCACTGTCCCTACTCCCCGGCCACCCACCACCTCATCTCCGCCGAGCAGCTGGCTGCGATGAAGTCGAGCGCCTACCTCATCAACACCGCCCGAGGGCCGGTCGTCGACGAGGCGGCGCTGGTCGAGGCGCTCAAGGGCGGGCAGATCGCCGGGGCCGGGCTGGACGTCTTCGAGGACGAGCCGCAGGTGCACCCGGGTCTGCTGGACTGCGAGAACGCCGTGCTCCTGCCGCACCTGGGGTCGGCGACCATCGAGACCCGCACCGCCATGGCCACGCTGGCGGCCGACAACGTCGCCGCGGTCCTGGCCGGGGAGAACCCGCCCACGCCCATCGGCTGA
- the def gene encoding peptide deformylase, translating into MAVRPITIIGHRALHSPTKKVKEVTDDIRTLVADMFDTMEAADGVGLAANQVGSRLRIFVYDCPVSKDERERGVVINPVLERLGTPPPLDEDEDGEGCLSVPGEWFPLARHPRARVTGTDLDGNEVVVEGEGLLARCLQHETDHLDGYLYVDRLTGPVKAEAREAVKDRGWAADGILKWDPTTSKAEDV; encoded by the coding sequence ATGGCAGTCCGTCCCATCACGATCATTGGCCACCGCGCCCTGCACTCCCCGACCAAGAAGGTCAAGGAGGTCACCGACGATATCCGCACCCTGGTCGCGGACATGTTCGACACCATGGAGGCGGCCGACGGCGTCGGCCTGGCCGCGAACCAGGTCGGCTCGCGGCTGCGCATCTTCGTCTACGACTGCCCGGTGAGCAAGGACGAGCGCGAGCGTGGTGTCGTCATCAACCCGGTGCTGGAGCGGCTCGGCACACCGCCGCCCCTGGACGAGGACGAGGACGGCGAGGGCTGCCTGTCCGTGCCGGGCGAGTGGTTCCCGCTCGCACGTCACCCACGGGCCCGGGTGACCGGGACCGACCTGGACGGCAACGAGGTCGTCGTCGAGGGCGAGGGCCTGCTCGCCCGCTGCCTGCAGCACGAGACCGACCACCTCGACGGCTATCTCTACGTCGACCGCCTCACCGGCCCGGTCAAGGCCGAGGCCCGCGAGGCGGTCAAGGACCGTGGCTGGGCCGCCGACGGCATCCTCAAGTGGGACCCCACGACCAGCAAGGCCGAGGACGTCTGA
- a CDS encoding pyridoxal phosphate-dependent aminotransferase, translating into MRLASRLDDLGTETAFAVAAAAADWKARGNEVYPFHLGDLDFPLAEHIVEAMNRAIADGRTGYCPGPGIPELREALADDIGGRRGLQLDPAEITVMTGGKPVITKFVQAVMNPGDEVLYPNPGFPIYESQIEYHGGVARPYRYLPTDDGFRIDLDQVRELITDRTVAIIYNDLQNPISAESSDQEREAIAQLAQEHDLWVLSDEAYFEMRYEGESRSIASLPGMRERTVILYTFSKKFAMTGSRLGCAVAPKELSQVFGTMNTNDESCTTHYVQWAGIAALRGPQEPAQEILRTLRGRRDAAVELVNDTPGMSVETPRSTFYLFPDVTEAIQIVQAEGLADFAEQALHHTGVSFCTRNHFGRPQPGEDRRYIRFAYSGLPEHRIREGLTRLRDWVGSF; encoded by the coding sequence GTGCGGCTCGCGAGCAGACTGGACGACCTGGGCACGGAGACGGCGTTCGCCGTGGCGGCGGCGGCCGCCGACTGGAAGGCGCGCGGCAACGAGGTCTACCCCTTCCACCTCGGCGACCTGGACTTCCCGCTCGCCGAGCACATCGTCGAGGCGATGAACAGGGCCATCGCCGACGGCAGGACCGGCTACTGCCCCGGCCCGGGGATCCCCGAGCTGCGCGAGGCCCTGGCCGACGACATCGGCGGCCGCCGCGGCCTTCAGCTCGACCCGGCCGAGATCACCGTGATGACCGGGGGCAAGCCGGTGATCACCAAGTTCGTGCAGGCCGTGATGAACCCCGGCGACGAGGTGCTCTACCCCAACCCGGGCTTCCCGATCTACGAGAGCCAGATCGAGTACCACGGCGGCGTCGCCCGGCCCTACCGCTACCTGCCGACCGACGACGGCTTCCGCATCGACCTGGACCAGGTGCGCGAGCTGATCACCGACAGGACGGTGGCGATCATCTACAACGACCTGCAGAACCCGATCTCCGCCGAGTCCAGCGACCAGGAGCGGGAGGCGATCGCGCAGCTGGCGCAGGAGCACGACCTGTGGGTCCTCTCCGACGAGGCCTACTTCGAGATGCGCTACGAGGGCGAGTCCCGCTCGATCGCCTCGCTGCCGGGCATGCGCGAGCGCACGGTGATCCTCTACACCTTCTCCAAGAAGTTCGCGATGACCGGCTCCCGGCTGGGCTGCGCCGTCGCACCGAAGGAGCTCAGCCAGGTCTTCGGCACGATGAACACCAACGACGAGTCCTGCACCACCCACTACGTCCAGTGGGCCGGCATCGCGGCGCTGCGTGGGCCGCAGGAGCCCGCGCAGGAGATCCTGCGCACGCTGCGGGGCCGCCGCGACGCCGCCGTCGAGCTCGTCAACGACACTCCGGGCATGTCCGTGGAGACCCCGCGCTCGACCTTCTACCTCTTCCCCGACGTCACCGAGGCGATCCAGATCGTCCAGGCAGAAGGGCTGGCCGACTTCGCCGAGCAGGCGCTGCACCACACCGGCGTGAGCTTCTGCACCCGCAACCACTTCGGCCGCCCGCAGCCCGGCGAGGACCGCCGCTACATCCGGTTCGCCTACTCCGGCCTGCCCGAGCACCGCATCCGCGAGGGGCTCACCAGGCTCCGCGACTGGGTGGGCTCGTTCTGA
- a CDS encoding LytR C-terminal domain-containing protein, with protein MGYVRTAGMSTAARRARRRAGLVIAGLLAALLLALLIALAVVQGWFGLGGGDADDASQTTAVAVPVPSMLPSEVSVNVFNATSRSGLAGRTADSLRERGFDVQGVDNTSAVEGVGVIRYGSEAQEQAELLAESVGQGMVLELVEREGTTVDLVLGPDWTDLSSDAEATTDG; from the coding sequence GTGGGATATGTGCGCACGGCCGGGATGTCGACGGCAGCCCGGCGGGCGCGCCGCCGGGCAGGACTGGTCATCGCCGGGCTCCTCGCCGCCCTGCTCCTGGCCCTGTTGATCGCGCTGGCCGTCGTGCAGGGCTGGTTCGGCCTCGGGGGCGGTGACGCCGACGACGCCAGCCAGACCACGGCCGTGGCGGTCCCCGTCCCCTCGATGCTGCCCAGCGAGGTCAGCGTCAACGTCTTCAACGCCACCAGCCGCAGCGGCCTGGCCGGACGGACCGCCGACTCTCTGCGCGAGCGCGGCTTCGACGTCCAGGGGGTGGACAACACCTCTGCCGTCGAGGGCGTCGGGGTGATCCGCTACGGCTCGGAGGCGCAGGAGCAGGCCGAGCTGCTCGCCGAGTCGGTCGGGCAGGGGATGGTCCTGGAGCTGGTCGAGCGCGAGGGCACGACGGTCGACCTCGTCCTGGGTCCTGACTGGACCGATCTCTCGTCCGACGCCGAGGCGACCACCGACGGCTGA
- the upp gene encoding uracil phosphoribosyltransferase, translated as MRVHVADHPLIAHKLTYLRDKRTDTPTFRRLADELVTLLAYEATREVRVTPFEIETPVARTQGIHLSSPKPLVVPILRAGLGMLDGMMKMLPTAEVGFLGLERNEETLEARTYANRLPEDLDKRQCYVLDPMLATGGTLSAAIRFLVDLGADDITAVVLLAAPEGIERVQREVADIGAPITLVTGAIDERLNDKGYIVPGLGDAGDRLYGVV; from the coding sequence ATGCGCGTCCACGTTGCCGACCACCCGCTCATCGCCCACAAGCTGACCTACCTGCGGGACAAGAGGACCGACACGCCGACGTTCCGCCGGCTGGCCGACGAGCTGGTCACGCTGCTGGCCTACGAGGCGACCCGCGAGGTGCGGGTCACCCCCTTCGAGATCGAGACCCCGGTCGCGCGCACGCAGGGCATCCACCTGTCCAGCCCCAAGCCGCTGGTGGTCCCGATCCTGCGCGCCGGCCTCGGCATGCTCGACGGCATGATGAAGATGCTGCCCACCGCCGAGGTCGGCTTCCTCGGGCTGGAGCGCAACGAGGAGACCCTCGAGGCCCGCACCTACGCCAACCGGCTCCCGGAGGACCTGGACAAGCGGCAGTGCTACGTCCTGGACCCGATGCTGGCCACCGGCGGCACCCTCTCCGCGGCGATCCGCTTCCTCGTCGACCTGGGCGCCGACGACATCACCGCGGTCGTGCTGCTGGCCGCCCCCGAGGGCATCGAGCGCGTGCAGCGCGAGGTGGCCGACATCGGCGCCCCGATCACCCTGGTCACCGGCGCGATCGACGAGCGGCTCAACGACAAGGGCTACATCGTGCCGGGCCTGGGCGACGCCGGCGACCGCCTCTACGGCGTGGTCTGA